The genomic stretch TGGAGAACACAAAATGGCAAGTAGGGCTCCTCCCTCCCTCGGTAAGTTCTGTGGCAATGTTCAGGATTTACAGTACCCTGTAAAAGAAAAACTCATTCCCATTTGAGGAGTGCCTCAGGAATATACTGAGCTCTTTCTTTGACAGGGGAGACCCACCATCGGTCAGAGATGAAGATTGTGCTAATTGGGGGAAGACAGATGTGGGATATAGAAGCCAGCGGGAAGAGTTCAATAGGAAACACCATCCTGGGCAGAGACATTTTTGAGACAGGAAGAAGAACTGCCCAATGTGTGAGCGGACAACGGTATGTGTATGGGAGGCAGATAACTTTGATTGACACCCCAGGCTGGTGGTGGGGTTATCCTGTAGATGATACTCCCAAATTGGATCAATTGGAAATCATGAGAAGTGTATATCTATGTCATCCTGGACCCCAAGCCTTTCTCTTGGTCATTCCCGTGGACACCGTTTTTCCCAACATATTCAAAAGATCGTTACAGGAACACCTGGAGCTATTCAATGATAGAGTCTGGAGACACACTATTGTGCTGTTTAGTACAATCACTCCCCCCAATGACAGAAGTTTACAGAAACACATAAGCGATTGGCCGGATCTTCAATGGCTTATTAAGAAGTGTGGGAACAGGTATCATGTTTTGAATGTCAATAACAGGGGTGATGACACCCAGGTCACAGAGCTGCTCGAGAAGATAGAAGAAATGGTGGCAGGAAACGATGGCAATCATTATGAGACAAACCAAGCACTGTCTGAAGAGCTGGAAGAGAAGAGATTAGCAGTGATTGAAGTAGCCAAACGGATGATGGCTAAGGTACAGAGACAAAGGACCAGACTCAGAGCGCTGATCAAAGGTGAgcttaaatgtgtgtgtgaaatacTAAGGACAAGATTGAATGAAACCTGACAGCATTATACATATAGTTTCTTCTTGAGTACCAGAAAAATTGCATAACACAGGAGCAACCACCCCTTCTCTTACCTCAGAGCATTTGATCTGCATCCTCCCTGTAGATTTCTGATGTATTTTCAATTTTACAGGAGAGGCAACTAGCCCAACATACCTCAGGCTTGTGATTGTTGGGGCACAATGGGCTGCCAGGAGCTCAGCAGGAAACACCATTCTGGGGGAAGGTGTGTTTGATGTTGCTGATAATACAAGAAGAACAGTGCACTGTGTGACAAGACATGGTGAAGTAGCAGGGAGGCAGCTTACGGTGGTTGACACACCAGGCTGGCACTACAATAGTTCTCTACAGAACACCTCCAAGATGGATAGATTTGAGATAGTGCACAGTGTGTTTCAATGTCCTCCAGGACCCCATGCGGTCCTTCTGGTGGTTCCCTTTGCAACAGCATTCAACAAATCATATGAGAGAGCTGTTGAGGAGCACATGGGTCTCCTCACAGATGCAGTCTGGAAGCACACGATTGTGCTCTTCACACGAGGAGACTGGCTGGGAGACACAACTGTTGAGCAGCGCATTGCGAGTGAAGGGAAGGGTCTTCAGTGGCTCATTGAGAAATGTGGTAACAGATACCATGTTTTTGACAACAAGAATCGAAGTGATGCAACACAGGTAATCGAGCTGCtggagaaagtagaggagatggtGGCAGGAAACAGAGGTTGTCCTTATGAAATTGACACAGATGTTTCAGCAGACTTGGAACAGAAAAAGAGGGCTGGAAAAGAAAGAGCTCAAAAGATCACAATGAAGGTGCAGAGACAAATGATGACACTCAGAGAACTGTTTAAAGGTGAGTTTATTTGAATTCTAAGCATAAAACTAACAGATTATGTCTACTTTCACCACTTCTACATTGTTGTTTCTGTTTCCTCTGTGGACAAACATTTGTGCATATCTCCTAGGTTTAAAAAAAAGGCATTTGTTATTGATTTAGTCTTTGTAAACACCCTTGAGTTGAGGAAATAGAAGAAAAGTTGTTTTTTTGTAACAAGAGCATGCAGAAATTGTAGATTTTTGTTTTTAAGGGGAGGAACACATATTCTCTGAGGATGAGTTGAGAATTGTACTTGTTGGGAGAA from Oncorhynchus tshawytscha isolate Ot180627B linkage group LG09, Otsh_v2.0, whole genome shotgun sequence encodes the following:
- the LOC112257944 gene encoding GTPase IMAP family member 8 isoform X1; the encoded protein is MASRAPPSLGETHHRSEMKIVLIGGRQMWDIEASGKSSIGNTILGRDIFETGRRTAQCVSGQRYVYGRQITLIDTPGWWWGYPVDDTPKLDQLEIMRSVYLCHPGPQAFLLVIPVDTVFPNIFKRSLQEHLELFNDRVWRHTIVLFSTITPPNDRSLQKHISDWPDLQWLIKKCGNRYHVLNVNNRGDDTQVTELLEKIEEMVAGNDGNHYETNQALSEELEEKRLAVIEVAKRMMAKVQRQRTRLRALIKGEATSPTYLRLVIVGAQWAARSSAGNTILGEGVFDVADNTRRTVHCVTRHGEVAGRQLTVVDTPGWHYNSSLQNTSKMDRFEIVHSVFQCPPGPHAVLLVVPFATAFNKSYERAVEEHMGLLTDAVWKHTIVLFTRGDWLGDTTVEQRIASEGKGLQWLIEKCGNRYHVFDNKNRSDATQVIELLEKVEEMVAGNRGCPYEIDTDVSADLEQKKRAGKERAQKITMKVQRQMMTLRELFKGEEHIFSEDELRIVLVGRREAGKSVAGNTILVGELFPTALTKEFRIQNRTMQCVMQQKRVAGMKLKVVDTPGWWKRTPQDARDWIQDEVVRSVSLCPPGPHAFLLVIPISAPFSEGDLKAVEEHLGLLTEKVWRHTMVLFTWGDWLGDRAIEEYIEREGEALQQLVEKCGNRYHVMNCRGWDDSSQVTTLLRKVKEMVVRNKGHNFTIEQKSRQKPMLHWLAGKGMMTEEEWNRREEELIERMLKAVVVEPEESKLPFVQGKESIDFFIPSMSCETPSEVGSSYINYGAHAKVSEWRVKYAGRSAASSGHGTMSSAVSFMGESLDRWENLVKESLGDGKIRARMLDSPAKSEAHTYGVKTKRRNSH
- the LOC112257944 gene encoding GTPase IMAP family member 8 isoform X2, coding for MASRAPPSLGETHHRSEMKIVLIGGRQMWDIEASGKSSIGNTILGRDIFETGRRTAQCVSGQRYVYGRQITLIDTPGWWWGYPVDDTPKLDQLEIMRSVYLCHPGPQAFLLVIPVDTVFPNIFKRSLQEHLELFNDRVWRHTIVLFSTITPPNDRSLQKHISDWPDLQWLIKKCGNRYHVLNVNNRGDDTQVTELLEKIEEMVAGNDGNHYETNQALSEELEEKRLAVIEVAKRMMAKVQRQRTRLRALIKGEATSPTYLRLVIVGAQWAARSSAGNTILGEGVFDVADNTRRTVHCVTRHGEVAGRQLTVVDTPGWHYNSSLQNTSKMDRFEIVHSVFQCPPGPHAVLLVVPFATAFNKSYERAVEEHMGLLTDAVWKHTIVLFTRGDWLGDTTVEQRIASEGKGLQWLIEKCGNRYHVFDNKNRSDATQVIELLEKVEEMVAGNRGCPYEIDTDVSADLEQKKRAGKERAQKITMKVQRQMMTLRELFKGEEHIFSEDELRIVLVGRREAGKSVAGNTILVGELFPTALTK